In Mycoplasmopsis phocirhinis, the DNA window AAGTAATTCAATAAATTGAGCAAAAAACTCAAATCTACAAATCAAAAGGACAAAAAAAATCATTAGAAGTATATTTATCTTTAAGTTTAATTTTCTTTTCAGGTTTAATTTCTGAATTAACAATATCGTTTAATATTATTTCTCAATTATTAATTAGTAATTTTTCTAAATAAGATAATGGGTCATTGTGATTTATTACTTTATTTATAAAAGTTTTTATATATTTATAATCATTAGTTTTCTTTTTTTCTAACCTTTGTCAATAGTGGAGACCTAAAATATGTTTTATATTTTTATTTTTTATTTGTATTAAGAAGTCTCTACTTTCTAAATTTGTATTATTTATCATAAAAACATTTAATTTATTTTCGAAATGTATTTCTTTATTTTGTGAGTTTTGCTGATAAAAAATTTTATCTAAAATATTTTTTAAATTTAACAAAATATTTTTAAGTTTTTCATTATTGATGTTTATCAAAAGTTCCATAAAAAAATGATGGGTTATCAGCCAACAACAGCCCCCATCCTATAACAAATTTAGCAACCTTATTTTATTAATGTGTGGCAATGCTCGCAGGTCGGTTGTTCCACCTAAATTCACCACACATATAAATATAATACTATATTTTTTAAAATATTTTAAAAAAATTAATAATTTCTTGAAATGTTAAACAAAATTAACATGTTTCAGTTTGATAGTAATATCTTAACAAATTACTTAATATTTATGGTTTAAATTAAATTATTTTGATTTAAATCACCAAATATTTGGATGTTAAAATCTCAACGATAAGTTTTTATTTATAAATATTTACAAAATACAACAAACTTCAAACTTAATAAAAAGTGACACAACATATGTTGTGCCTGAAAATATTTTTCTCGGTTTGTCCACTCACTATATACCCCACTTCTAAGTCTCAACTGCGACGATTTCACTTGGCGATTCAGATATATTTTGATATCTATATTGTACACAAAGATAAGGATTAAATAAGATTTATTTTGTTTTTTTATTTACTCAAAACATTAAATAAAATTTATATGGTTAGTTTGTTATTTTAACCATAAATTAAATTATTTTACACATAAAATAAATTAACAATTACAGAATACTTTCGATGTCTTACAAAACCTAAAATATATTCTTATAAAAATAAATAGTGATTTTATTTAGTTGTTTTACTGATGAAAGTAAGTAACTTTAAAAATGAAAAATATTTTTGTAGATAAGATATCAAATGATATTTATAAAATTAATATAATTTTTTTCAAAAAGTGAGAATTTAAGCAAAAAATCTAATAATTTTTGCGTAATATTTTAAGGTAAATTTATTATGAATAATTCACTATGTTTTTTTAAATATTCAGAACGGTGTTGTGTATTTTTCTTGTTTCATAAATAAAATAGATTATTAGCTAAAAAATCACTAGCTCTAATTAAATAACTAGTTTTTGAATTTAAGTATTTCAACTCTATATTTTTTACGTTTGGTATTATTCCGGGTCTAAAGTTTAAAAAATTTTCGTCATATTTTCCAAATTTTAATTCTTTCTTTATTGATTGACATAAATCATACCAACCAGATGTCGAAGTGGGTCTTTGATCTAGAAAAAATATAATAGAATTTATTTTTTGTAATGAAATTAAATTTTTGCGTTCTAAAAATAATAAAAATTCTTTAACACCACGAGAATATGCATAGTCTTGAAAGGATTGTTTGTGAATTTTGCTGCCCATAATTCTATCATATATTTTTTCTAAATCTATTACAATGCCGAACTTGTAGTATTTATTCATTGTATTTAATAATCTTCTCTTGTATTTAGGAGGTGTGGAATATGCCTTTAATTCAATTTCGTTATTTATTTTTAAATTTGTTTTAATATTAATTTCGACATCTCTATATTTTAATTCTGCATTAATGCGATCTGCTTTATTAAAAATTATTATTCCTGCCAATATATAATATTTATTATTTTTTAAATCAAAAACACCCGATTCATCAGTAAAAATTTGCAAATTCATAAAAAACCTTTCATATTATAAACTTTTAAAGAAAAATAAAAGACTGCTCTTAGCAATCTTTCCTACATTGTCGACGCTAACACATAGCGCTTAAACGGTTGTTCTATCAATATAGTACACAGTGTCTTTATAACCTGTAACAACATAATATCATTTTTTTATTTTTTTTATAGAAAAAAATTAAATTTCACTTTGAACCTTGAAATGTTAAACAAAATTAACATATTTGATTTTAAACATAAGGCAATTCCGTTATGTTTTTGTGTTTATAAAAATTAAGTTAATTAAATTATGGTTGTTCTCTAAATTCAGCTTTGCCTAAATGTAAAATGAAATAAAGGGCTGCCTCAAGGGTATAGTACGCATTTTGTGTATATGCATCTCAGTCATAAAAACCAGCAGTTTGTCTAGGAGAGTGATATCAAAGACGTCAATCATTAGCATTTCTTTTCATAAATAATTGAAGTTCTCCAATTAAATCTTCTCTTCTTTCTAAACGGGTTAAAGTTTCTAAGTTTTTACCTCCTAAAACAGGTCATAAATTATTTTTACTATTAATATCAGGTGTGCCAATAAATAGTTCATTTCAATTTTGAGAACTTCCATGTCTATAGCCTAATTGAACACCATGAAGTGCTCGATGTAATCCATAATGCGTATCAGTTGGAATTCTAGTTTGGCTCGAATTAGTTACTTTTCGATGTTCGATTAATAAACGACCAACTTTTTCGGCTATATAATTTACTCATTTATCTCTTAGTGACAATTTAGCTTTTTTATTGTTTAATCTTGCCGATTCACCTTCAGGTTCATAAATTGCTTGAGTTGATGGAACTTTACTATTTAAATAATTAAATAATTTAGAAAATGTGAACGCATCTCAATCATTATTAAATACAATTCGGTGAACATCATCACTATATCCTTTAACTGATTGTTGCAAATTAGGTGATAAAATGTTATTTCGATGATTATGATCACCTTTAAATAAATAGTGTTCAGTTTCAACTGTATTCTTTGTGTATGTATTGTTTTCGTATTTTATATTATCACTGTCTTGCTGATTTTGACGATGTCAAGTATATACTTTAGTTTGATTGTTTAAATTTGAGCGTCCTCTGAATGTAATTGATTCTAAATTATAAACATAGCCAGCTTTTAATTCAAGAGCCTCAAATTGAAAACTAATATCACCATTTTGTTCTTGAATTACATTAACACCACTAATTCCGCCTTCCACTGTAACATCATGAACTAAATGTTTAGGAGATTTATTAATACCTGGTTGTTGTGAAAGAGTTTGAAAAGTGGCTTTTCCTTTTAATTGAACTGAAATAGCTGGATTTTGTAAAATTTCTATATTATCAGTTCTAAAACCTGTAATTCTAATTCTATTATCAGTCACAGCTTCTATTAAATTTGAGCCACTAGTAAAATTTAATTGACTACCAACTCGAGTAACTGGATATTTATTTTCATAATGTAATGTTACATTTGAAGCGATAACTTCACCGTTGTTTTTAACATTAAAATTAGAAGTGTTTGCGTAATCTTTGTCAATTACAGTATTATTTCTTAATATTTGAGAATCTTGTATACCACTTCTATCTCCAAATACAACCTTTTCTAAATTGTAATCACCATCAACTTTAAATTTGTGTTTTGCAAATGTGAATTTTAATTGATCGTTAGTATATTGAATAGGATGAGATACAACACGATTATTTCCGTTGTTTGCTACTATATAAATTCATTTATTAGCGTATTTACCACCGGATTTATTAAGTTTTAAAATACCAACAACATCTTTATTTGTTCATTGATAAGTTGTATTATTCGGTATTGTGGTAGATTCAGTTGGATAAAAACCAAATACTTCGTAATGATCTTCAATTTCTTGACTAATTTTATCTAGTTGATTTTGATTCAGTTCAACATCATTATTGTTTTTTAATTGATTTAATTTATTTTGAATTTCTTTCTTTTTAGGATTATTAGTTGAAATAGTTGCTGTTTTTTCTTTAACTTTTTCTATTTTTGCATCTTTAAGCGCTTTTTTCAATTCAGTATCACTAACATTATTGCCATTTAAAATACCTTGCAATCTAGTTTTTTCTTGACCGCTATTTAATAAATTAATTGCATTTTGGGCATCATTAAATATTTGATCTTGCATTTTTGCTTGTTGCAAGTATTTATCTGCTCCTGTATTTAGTGTATCTAATTTAGATTTAGCACTTTCATACTCTTGCTTAATTTTTTGACCTATATCATTAGGAGTTTTGCCATTCATTGCTTTAAAAGTATCAATATTTGTTCTTAAAGCACTAGTTATTTTTTCATATTCAGCTCTAATTAATTCTTTTGCTTTTTGTTTTACTCGTTGATTTGCTTCACTATTAAATTGATTTTGAGCAGTACTTAAAGCATTGTTGTATGAATTAACAGCGCTTATAGCAGCATTATTAGTAGCTACTAATGTTGTAGCAGTTGTTGTAGGGGCGTTATACGAATTAGGACTTAAAGCATTTGTAACTTCATTTTTTAATTGATTAGCATAAGTATCAGTATTAACTAAACCATGGAAATAGGTAATATCAGTATTGTTAGCATCATTTGTAGGTGTAGATAATGTTTTTAATTTTCCAATTTCAGTTTCTAAAGCATCTAATTTAGATTTTGAACTATTTACATTACTATTTTCATTATCTAATTTAGTTTTACCACTATTAAATACACTTGCATCAGTAGCATTAATATTGTCTAAGCCAGTTTTTGCTCTATCAATTTCATTTAATGTATCTAAAGCGTTTTTAATAGTTGAATATTTATTATCTTTAATTGGATTACTTACTTGATCATATTTATCTTTAAATGCTTTAGCTGCACTGGCTTTATTTATAGCTTCATCTAAAGTTCTATTATATGCATCATACGCATTATTAATTTGATCTGTAGTTGAAGCTGTATTATTTAATACTTTATTTAATGTATTTGTCGCTGTAGTTTGAGCGTTAGTTAGATATTGTTGAATATTTGAATATTTAGCGTTATTATATGTTGTTTTAGCAGTTGTATATTGTTGATCTTTAGTGTTTTTAGCACTTATTTTTTGATCTCTTGTGCTTTCAGCTGCTTTTAATGCATCAAATGCAGTTTTTAACTGATTATAATCATCAGTTGCTTGAGTAAGGCTTGGATTTTTACCAACTCCACTAGTTTGATCGGTTCTATTTTTAACATTTTCCAATGTTTTCTTGATGTCAGCGTAATAAAACCAAAAACTAACATAAAATTCTCAAAACCGAAATTAAATACACAAATCATCCAAGCGATAAATATACATAGTTAAACTAGCAAAATCATAGTTAGTAATAACTTTAACCATAAATAACTTTTAAATTGTAAAAATAAAATTTTAATTAATTTAAAAAAATCATTTTATGATGTTTTTAACTACAATCACAATTTAAAAAGCTTTTATAGTTAAGAGTAACAAAAAAACAAAATTTTGCAAAATTTTGTTTTTGGAAAAGTTACATTTTTTCTAATGCTCGCATAATTCTTTGAACTTCGTTGTATGTTTCACATTCTTTAAAAAAATCATCCATGCTTAATTTATCAAAATCTTCTTCAATTTTTTTCAAAAAGTCTAAATCTAGATTTGTAAATTCTTTTTTTATCAGTCATTGTCTACCTCATTAATAATTTAATTTTATTACTAAATTAGATTTTAATCAAATTTTTATTTCGTTTTTAACTCTAGCATGTCTTTCTTCTATCGTTTGATTAGAATAATTAATTGCAATTTCTTTATAACATCTAGATAAGAAAGGATCGCTAGCACTACTTGACATAAATTCGTTTATATTATAATTTCCAAAATCTCTATTCTGAAGTTTAGTAACAAATGAATAAATAAGATATTCGTTATATTGTTGATAATAATTGAAGATATCAGCTTCAATAAATATTGATTTATTAGTTCATTTTAAATAAAATCCCATAATTCTTAGTAGTGTGTTTAAAAACATAAAAGAAAATCTTTTATTTCCATTCTTTAATTTATGACTTTGTAAGGTAAAAATAAATAAATTACCTACAAAGTCAAAAATATCATTTATTTCTTCGTAAAAACAAATTTTTAACATCGGGGTTAAAAAAAGTATCATCGTTATGTTTGTATACAAAATCATCACTATGAGTACTTGTATTTTTTTAACTTGTTAAAAGTAATTGTTAGCGTTGTATTTAATAATTTTTCTATAACTTCAATATCATCAAAATTCAATATTTTCAAATTTATGTTTAATTTTTCTTTCTCTAATTTATAATGAGACTGAAAAAAATAATTTTCTTCATCTCTTGAAAAAAGTGAATTTTTGTATTTATCAAAGAAAACATTAAAATTTTCTGCTTCGCTTCTAGTTATTATTAATTTAAGATTCATAAAAATATTTTACAGGCAACTACACAAGCGAAAAATTAAAATTATTAAAGAATTTAAAATTTTAAATCCTAATCAAGATCAACACATTTAATTTGGAACATAAAACTATTACTTTATGTAGATACATTTATAAAAATTTAGTTAATTAAATTATGCTTAAATGTAAATGAAATAAAGTCCATTTCAGGA includes these proteins:
- a CDS encoding DUF3800 domain-containing protein, which produces MNLQIFTDESGVFDLKNNKYYILAGIIIFNKADRINAELKYRDVEINIKTNLKINNEIELKAYSTPPKYKRRLLNTMNKYYKFGIVIDLEKIYDRIMGSKIHKQSFQDYAYSRGVKEFLLFLERKNLISLQKINSIIFFLDQRPTSTSGWYDLCQSIKKELKFGKYDENFLNFRPGIIPNVKNIELKYLNSKTSYLIRASDFLANNLFYLWNKKNTQHRSEYLKKHSELFIINLP
- a CDS encoding type II toxin-antitoxin system death-on-curing family toxin, translating into MLKICFYEEINDIFDFVGNLFIFTLQSHKLKNGNKRFSFMFLNTLLRIMGFYLKWTNKSIFIEADIFNYYQQYNEYLIYSFVTKLQNRDFGNYNINEFMSSSASDPFLSRCYKEIAINYSNQTIEERHARVKNEIKIWLKSNLVIKLNY